One Mesorhizobium loti genomic window carries:
- a CDS encoding helix-turn-helix domain-containing protein: MTTAQTSAGSLIREWRTRRRMSQLDLAMEAEISQRHLSFVESGRAAPSRDMVLHLAEQLAIPLRQRNQLLLAAGFAPNFSERPLTDTTLAPAMAAVEIVLKGHEPFPALAVDRHWNLVSANAAIAPFLADVSEASLLTPPVNVLRLSLHPGGIAPRIVNLAEWRTHLLERLKHQNDASGDPVLVDLERELRGYPSGLKGNRPTPVEPNAIVHPLRLAHGDQVLSFISTITVFGTPLDVTLSELAIESFFPADEQTRAVLVRLAKERNERS; this comes from the coding sequence ATGACAACAGCCCAAACCTCCGCCGGCAGTCTCATCCGCGAGTGGCGCACGCGCCGCCGCATGAGCCAACTCGATCTCGCTATGGAAGCCGAAATCTCGCAGCGGCATCTGTCCTTCGTCGAGAGCGGGCGTGCCGCGCCGTCGCGCGACATGGTGCTGCATCTGGCGGAGCAGTTGGCGATCCCGTTGAGGCAACGCAACCAGTTGCTGCTGGCGGCAGGCTTTGCGCCGAACTTCAGCGAACGGCCGCTGACCGACACGACGCTGGCGCCGGCGATGGCGGCGGTCGAGATCGTGCTCAAAGGGCATGAGCCCTTCCCGGCGCTGGCGGTGGACCGGCACTGGAACCTGGTTTCGGCGAATGCCGCGATTGCTCCCTTCCTCGCCGATGTCAGCGAGGCCTCGTTGCTGACGCCGCCGGTCAACGTGCTTCGCCTGAGCCTGCACCCCGGCGGCATCGCACCACGCATCGTCAACCTCGCGGAATGGCGCACGCACCTGCTCGAACGTCTCAAGCACCAGAACGATGCCAGCGGCGATCCGGTGCTGGTCGATCTCGAGCGCGAGCTGCGCGGCTATCCGTCCGGGCTGAAGGGCAACCGGCCGACGCCCGTCGAGCCGAACGCCATCGTGCATCCGCTGCGCCTCGCGCATGGCGATCAGGTGCTGTCGTTCATCAGCACCATCACCGTGTTCGGCACGCCGCTCGATGTGACCTTGTCGGAACTGGCGATTGAGTCATTTTTCCCGGCCGACGAGCAGACTCGCGCGGTGCTGGTGCGGCTGGCGAAGGAGCGAAACGAACGATCGTAA
- a CDS encoding phage SPO1 DNA polymerase-like protein produces the protein MQIAVMRTNVRAMTAASPNSPTDIADILAFYASAGVDEALEDAPVNRFAEAAPRPVERAPTPAAPPREDKAPERPAASPGLDASRVPDAPARSSVAAVPDEAQAALARQLAKTATTLDELRQHMAAFDGCNLKATAKNMVFADGNPEAAVMLVGEAPGRDEDIEGLPFVGRSGRLLDRMLAAIGLDRTSVYIANVIPWRPPGNRTPTPHETEICRPFIERQIELVNPKVLVNLGGPSAKTLLNTSEGILRLRGNWRAHTTASGIAIPAMPTLHPAYLLRTPAHKKLAWRDFLEVKAKLRALS, from the coding sequence TTGCAAATTGCAGTCATGCGGACGAATGTGCGCGCCATGACTGCCGCCTCCCCCAACAGCCCGACCGATATTGCCGACATCCTGGCGTTCTATGCCAGCGCCGGCGTCGATGAGGCGCTGGAAGACGCCCCGGTGAACCGCTTCGCCGAGGCGGCGCCGAGACCTGTCGAGCGGGCACCTACGCCGGCGGCGCCGCCTCGCGAAGATAAGGCGCCGGAGCGGCCAGCGGCTTCGCCCGGACTGGATGCGAGCCGGGTGCCGGACGCACCGGCGCGTTCATCGGTCGCCGCCGTGCCAGACGAAGCTCAGGCGGCACTTGCGCGCCAGTTGGCGAAAACGGCAACAACCCTGGACGAGTTGCGCCAGCACATGGCGGCATTCGACGGCTGCAATCTCAAGGCCACCGCCAAGAACATGGTGTTCGCCGATGGTAACCCGGAGGCCGCGGTGATGCTGGTGGGCGAAGCGCCGGGCCGCGATGAGGACATTGAGGGGCTGCCCTTCGTCGGCCGCTCGGGCCGGCTGCTCGACCGCATGCTGGCTGCGATCGGGCTCGACCGCACATCAGTCTACATCGCCAATGTCATCCCGTGGCGGCCACCAGGCAACCGCACGCCGACGCCGCACGAGACCGAGATCTGCCGGCCGTTCATCGAGCGGCAGATCGAACTGGTCAATCCCAAGGTGCTGGTCAATCTCGGCGGCCCTTCGGCCAAGACCTTGCTGAATACCTCGGAAGGCATTTTGCGGCTGCGTGGCAACTGGCGTGCCCACACCACGGCCTCCGGCATCGCCATTCCGGCCATGCCGACGCTGCACCCGGCCTATCTCCTGCGGACGCCGGCACACAAGAAGCTGGCATGGCGGGATTTTCTCGAGGTCAAGGCAAAGCTGCGGGCGCTCTCCTAG
- a CDS encoding drug/metabolite transporter DMT superfamily permease: MLNASVAGHTGNDQGRITSVTSGAGAQPETTGGHGTLRGIALKIVSVAVFVGMQTCIKAAGDVPAGQIVFFRSFFAIFPIIAFLALKGQLSTAFVTKRPFNHVARGIVGVGAMGLGFFALTRLPLPEAITLNYAQPLLVVVFSSVFLGETIRVYRWSAVAVGLIGVLIISWPELTLLNSDEALDDQEVLGVMAALVAAAISAVAMLLVRNLVQTEKTATIVLWFSSTASVLSLLTLPFGWQGLTPEQAALLVMAGFCGGLGQILMTSAYRHAEASVVAPFEYTSMILGVVVGYFVFGDVTSLSTLVGGVIVVAAGIFIIWRERQLGLERTRTRKVTLPQG, translated from the coding sequence ATGTTGAATGCCAGCGTTGCCGGGCATACAGGCAACGATCAGGGACGCATCACCAGCGTGACATCAGGAGCCGGGGCTCAACCAGAAACAACCGGCGGCCACGGTACGCTGAGGGGCATCGCACTGAAGATCGTCTCGGTGGCGGTTTTTGTCGGCATGCAAACCTGCATCAAGGCGGCCGGTGACGTGCCGGCCGGGCAGATCGTCTTCTTCCGCTCCTTCTTCGCCATCTTCCCGATCATTGCTTTCCTGGCATTGAAGGGACAGCTGTCGACGGCATTCGTCACCAAGCGTCCCTTCAACCACGTCGCGCGCGGTATTGTCGGCGTTGGCGCCATGGGGCTTGGCTTCTTCGCGCTGACCAGGCTGCCGCTGCCGGAGGCGATCACCCTGAACTACGCGCAGCCGTTGCTGGTCGTGGTGTTCTCCTCGGTCTTCCTTGGCGAGACGATCCGTGTCTACCGCTGGAGCGCGGTGGCCGTCGGTCTGATTGGCGTGCTGATCATTTCCTGGCCGGAACTAACCCTGCTCAACTCGGATGAAGCGCTCGACGACCAGGAGGTCCTGGGCGTCATGGCCGCGCTGGTGGCCGCGGCGATCTCGGCTGTCGCCATGCTGCTTGTGCGCAATCTCGTGCAAACGGAGAAGACGGCGACCATCGTGTTGTGGTTCTCGTCGACCGCCAGCGTGCTCTCGCTGCTGACGTTGCCTTTCGGCTGGCAAGGACTGACGCCGGAGCAAGCCGCGCTGCTCGTCATGGCCGGCTTCTGCGGCGGCCTCGGCCAGATCCTGATGACCTCGGCCTATCGTCATGCCGAGGCTTCGGTGGTGGCGCCGTTCGAATACACCTCGATGATCCTCGGCGTCGTCGTCGGCTATTTCGTTTTCGGCGACGTGACCTCGCTCAGCACGCTGGTCGGCGGTGTGATCGTGGTGGCCGCCGGCATCTTCATCATCTGGCGCGAGCGACAACTCGGCCTGGAGCGCACCCGAACGCGCAAGGTGACGCTGCCACAGGGGTGA
- a CDS encoding multi-sensor signal transduction histidine kinase, with protein MAKADAWGAPGGMAFARRETRSDGLAGNTRLIAEPAYKRLLAAEPLLRRSIPALIIIFLLVIAALRVLSLMNERDDVERDAKAILTLAAGQLASSLATTSDTVPGAIQDLLETTSRQGAMGRSHVLVITDNAFKITAVTPRSMPWQGHSLDGLVEGGQPLFMFGDRAGVMEVSIGGQDWYAAVSVAKDRKGAAAALVPQEAVFDTWRKTVSLNVTLFVLTAGVLIIILYAYFGQAARAQAADRIYLEAHQRIDMALVRGRCGLWDWDMVRGKMYWSRSMYDMLGYEPCDTMLSFGEVDEIIHPEDGDLFELANKIVAREIDHIDQVFRMRHADGQWVWMRARAQVMDPEAPEIQLIGIAVDVTEQRHLALRSEAADLRLRTAIENINESFVLWDSAQRLIMCNSKYQQDNGLSDRDVMPGVTRASLEERMLAFASERRLANTNGPQGGATFERQLSDGRWLQVNELRTRDGGIVSVGSDITQIKLHQEKLVDSERRLMATIHDLSLARRSEEERSSELVELNRKYMKETERAEAANRAKSEFLANMSHELRTPLNAIIGFSELMEQGLFGPLGSERYEEYATDINSSGKYLLGVINDILDMSKIEAGQFSLDREQIDLGPLISETVRVVSLQAAQKAITVETRIADALTLFADRRAIKQIVINLLSNAVKFTGQGGHISVRARNTSGALVLTIEDNGCGIPKEALGKLGRPFEQVQNQFSKNHAGSGLGLAISRSLAELQGGALKIRSTEGVGTIVSVRIPVKKAPPAVKVAA; from the coding sequence ATGGCGAAGGCGGACGCGTGGGGCGCGCCCGGTGGGATGGCTTTTGCGCGTCGCGAGACGCGCAGCGATGGCCTTGCCGGGAATACGCGGCTCATTGCCGAACCGGCCTACAAGCGGCTTCTGGCCGCCGAACCGCTGCTGCGCCGGTCGATACCGGCCCTCATCATCATCTTCCTGCTCGTCATCGCGGCGCTGCGCGTGCTGTCACTTATGAACGAGCGCGACGATGTCGAGCGCGATGCCAAGGCGATCCTGACGCTGGCGGCGGGTCAGCTGGCCAGTTCGCTGGCTACCACCTCGGACACCGTACCCGGCGCCATCCAGGACCTGCTGGAAACCACCAGCCGCCAGGGCGCGATGGGCCGCAGCCACGTACTCGTCATCACCGACAACGCCTTCAAGATCACCGCGGTGACGCCGCGCTCGATGCCATGGCAAGGCCATTCGCTCGACGGCCTCGTCGAGGGCGGCCAGCCGCTCTTCATGTTCGGCGACCGCGCCGGCGTCATGGAGGTCAGCATTGGAGGGCAGGACTGGTATGCGGCGGTCAGTGTGGCCAAGGACCGGAAGGGAGCGGCGGCGGCCCTGGTGCCGCAGGAAGCAGTCTTCGACACATGGCGCAAGACCGTCTCGCTCAACGTCACCCTGTTCGTGCTGACAGCCGGCGTGCTCATCATCATCCTCTACGCCTATTTCGGGCAGGCCGCGCGCGCCCAAGCCGCTGACCGCATTTATCTCGAAGCGCATCAACGCATCGACATGGCGCTGGTGCGCGGCCGCTGCGGCCTGTGGGACTGGGACATGGTGCGCGGCAAGATGTACTGGTCGCGCTCGATGTACGACATGCTCGGCTACGAGCCCTGCGACACGATGCTGTCCTTCGGCGAAGTCGACGAGATCATCCATCCGGAGGACGGCGACCTGTTCGAGCTCGCCAACAAGATTGTCGCCCGCGAGATCGACCACATCGACCAGGTGTTCCGGATGCGGCATGCCGATGGCCAATGGGTGTGGATGCGCGCGCGTGCACAGGTCATGGATCCGGAAGCGCCGGAAATCCAGCTGATCGGCATCGCCGTCGACGTCACCGAGCAGCGCCATCTGGCGCTACGTTCGGAAGCGGCCGATCTGCGGCTGAGAACCGCGATCGAGAACATCAACGAATCCTTCGTGCTCTGGGATTCGGCGCAGCGGCTGATCATGTGCAACTCCAAATACCAGCAGGACAACGGGCTGTCGGATCGCGACGTGATGCCGGGTGTGACACGCGCTTCGCTGGAAGAACGGATGCTGGCCTTTGCGTCCGAGCGCCGGCTTGCCAATACCAATGGTCCGCAAGGCGGCGCCACTTTCGAGCGGCAGCTGTCCGACGGCCGCTGGCTGCAGGTCAATGAACTCCGGACCCGGGACGGCGGCATCGTCTCGGTCGGCTCCGACATCACGCAGATCAAGCTGCATCAGGAAAAGCTGGTCGACAGCGAACGCCGGCTAATGGCAACGATCCATGACCTCAGCCTCGCCAGGCGCTCCGAAGAGGAGCGCTCCAGCGAACTGGTCGAGCTCAACCGCAAATACATGAAGGAAACCGAGCGCGCCGAAGCCGCGAACCGGGCCAAATCGGAATTCCTGGCCAACATGTCGCATGAACTGCGCACACCGCTGAACGCCATCATCGGCTTCTCAGAGCTGATGGAACAGGGGCTGTTCGGGCCGCTGGGGTCGGAGCGCTACGAGGAGTATGCCACCGACATCAACAGCAGCGGCAAATATCTGCTCGGCGTCATCAACGACATTCTCGACATGTCCAAGATCGAGGCCGGCCAGTTCTCGCTGGACCGCGAGCAGATCGACCTCGGCCCGCTGATCAGCGAGACGGTGCGCGTCGTCTCGCTGCAGGCGGCGCAGAAGGCGATCACCGTGGAAACACGTATCGCCGATGCGCTGACTTTGTTCGCCGACCGCCGGGCCATCAAGCAGATCGTCATCAACCTCCTGTCCAACGCGGTGAAGTTCACCGGCCAGGGTGGCCACATATCGGTCAGGGCCCGCAACACATCGGGAGCGCTGGTGCTGACCATCGAGGACAATGGCTGCGGCATACCGAAGGAAGCGCTCGGCAAGCTCGGGCGGCCCTTCGAACAAGTGCAGAACCAGTTCTCCAAGAACCACGCCGGATCCGGCCTTGGCCTTGCCATCTCGCGCTCGCTGGCCGAACTCCAGGGCGGCGCGTTGAAGATCCGTTCGACCGAAGGCGTCGGTACGATCGTGTCGGTGCGCATTCCGGTGAAGAAGGCGCCGCCGGCGGTCAAGGTGGCGGCCTAA
- a CDS encoding aminopeptidase, producing MRTDTGQVFKLEDYRPNDYLIPQTNLTFRLSPEATIVTATLTVERRDGVSAAAPLVLDGDGLALKRIEIDGKKAKPADLLVTPDQLTLLKPPAARRFQLLIETELAPVGNEALMGLYRSNNVYCTQCEAEGFRRITYFLDRPDILSVYTVRIEAPRDEAPLLLSNGNPGDSGDIGDGWHYAVWHDPFPKPSYLFALVAGNLGQVADSFVTLSGRKVELGIYVEPGKEKLAGYAMDALKRSMRWDEEAFGREYDLDVFNIVAVSDFNMGAMENKGLNIFNDKYVLADQETATDADFANIEAIIAHEYFHNWTGNRITCRDWFQLCLKEGLTVFRDHEFSADQRSRPVKRIAEVRLLRAHQFPEDQGPLAHPVRPRRYREINNFYTATVYEKGSEVVRMIRTILGADAFRAGMDLYFVRHDGDAATIEDFIKVFEDASGRDLSQFALWYHQAGTPNLTVSSTHNAAAQEFTLEIEQSVPPTPSESRKRLMHIPLAFGLIGTGGKPVAYSGVEGASVEDGVIHLRKRRHMVRFSGVAERPAVSLNRGFSAPVTLSVEQKADDQFFLARHDSDAFSRWQAFNTLLTDALIAAFREILGGKQPVFATRLTELAGSIAADETLEPAYRALALALPGDADIARDIGRNIDPDAIHAAREALAQVIATANGEAFSSLYHSLADKAAFSPDAASAGRRALRNTLLDYLSLLPGGAALAARHFQSATNMTDRAAALAVLAYRHHGSPEANHALAAFEKTYASDPLVMDKWFQIQASVPGPQAIDTVRALSAHAAFSMANPNRVRSLIGTFSSANQTGFHRADGEGYRFFAQTVLEVEKRNPQVAARLATALRSWRSLEPGRQAKAREALLSIANAENLSADLRDIVERTLA from the coding sequence ATGCGCACGGACACCGGCCAGGTCTTCAAGCTCGAAGACTATCGCCCCAATGACTATCTCATTCCGCAGACCAACCTCACCTTCCGCCTTTCGCCCGAGGCCACGATCGTCACCGCGACACTGACGGTCGAACGCCGCGACGGCGTATCCGCGGCGGCGCCCTTGGTTCTCGACGGCGACGGGCTGGCGCTCAAGCGCATCGAGATCGACGGCAAGAAGGCTAAACCGGCGGACCTGCTGGTAACCCCTGACCAGCTCACCCTTCTCAAGCCGCCTGCCGCGCGCCGGTTCCAGCTGCTGATCGAGACCGAACTGGCGCCGGTCGGCAACGAGGCCCTGATGGGGCTCTACCGCTCGAACAACGTCTATTGCACGCAATGCGAGGCCGAGGGCTTTCGCCGCATCACCTATTTCCTCGATCGCCCCGATATCCTGTCCGTCTACACCGTGCGCATCGAGGCGCCGCGCGACGAGGCGCCGCTGCTCCTGTCCAATGGCAATCCGGGAGACAGTGGCGATATCGGCGACGGCTGGCACTATGCCGTCTGGCACGACCCCTTCCCCAAGCCGTCCTATCTGTTCGCGCTGGTGGCCGGCAATCTCGGCCAGGTCGCCGACAGTTTCGTCACCCTATCCGGCCGCAAGGTAGAACTCGGCATCTATGTCGAGCCCGGCAAGGAGAAGCTGGCCGGCTACGCCATGGACGCCCTGAAACGGTCGATGCGATGGGACGAGGAGGCGTTTGGCCGCGAATACGACCTCGACGTCTTCAACATCGTCGCCGTGTCCGACTTCAATATGGGCGCGATGGAGAACAAAGGCCTCAACATATTCAACGACAAATATGTGCTGGCCGACCAGGAGACGGCGACGGATGCCGATTTCGCCAATATCGAGGCGATCATCGCCCATGAATATTTCCACAATTGGACAGGCAACAGAATCACTTGCCGTGACTGGTTCCAGCTTTGCCTGAAGGAAGGGCTGACGGTCTTCCGCGACCACGAATTCTCCGCCGACCAGCGCTCGCGGCCAGTCAAGCGCATCGCCGAGGTACGCCTGCTGCGCGCGCATCAGTTTCCCGAGGATCAAGGCCCGCTGGCGCATCCGGTGCGGCCGCGCCGCTACCGCGAGATCAACAATTTCTACACGGCGACGGTCTACGAAAAAGGCTCGGAAGTGGTGCGCATGATCCGTACCATTCTGGGGGCAGATGCCTTTCGCGCCGGCATGGACCTCTATTTCGTGCGGCACGACGGCGACGCCGCGACGATCGAGGATTTCATCAAGGTGTTCGAGGATGCTTCGGGGCGTGACCTGTCGCAGTTCGCGCTCTGGTATCACCAGGCGGGCACGCCGAACCTGACGGTCAGTTCGACGCACAATGCGGCCGCGCAGGAGTTTACGCTCGAAATCGAGCAGTCGGTACCGCCGACACCCTCCGAAAGCCGCAAGCGGCTGATGCATATTCCGCTCGCCTTCGGCCTGATCGGCACCGGCGGCAAACCTGTCGCTTATAGCGGCGTCGAGGGCGCCAGCGTCGAGGACGGCGTCATCCATCTTCGCAAGCGCCGCCATATGGTGCGTTTCTCGGGCGTTGCCGAACGTCCCGCCGTGTCGCTCAACCGCGGCTTTTCGGCGCCTGTAACGCTGTCGGTCGAGCAGAAGGCCGACGACCAGTTCTTCCTCGCCCGCCATGACAGCGACGCCTTCTCGCGCTGGCAAGCTTTCAACACGCTGCTCACCGATGCGCTGATCGCAGCCTTCCGCGAAATCCTTGGCGGCAAGCAGCCGGTCTTCGCGACGCGGCTTACCGAGCTTGCCGGCAGCATCGCCGCCGATGAGACGCTGGAGCCCGCCTACCGGGCGCTGGCGCTGGCGCTACCGGGCGACGCCGACATCGCCCGCGACATCGGCAGGAATATCGACCCAGACGCCATTCACGCGGCCCGCGAGGCGCTGGCGCAGGTCATCGCCACGGCCAATGGCGAGGCATTTTCCAGCCTCTACCACAGCCTTGCCGACAAGGCCGCCTTCAGCCCCGACGCGGCGAGCGCAGGACGACGCGCCCTGCGCAACACTTTGCTGGATTATCTCTCGTTGCTGCCGGGCGGAGCGGCACTGGCGGCCAGGCATTTCCAGTCCGCCACCAACATGACCGACCGCGCAGCCGCCCTTGCCGTGCTCGCGTATCGCCACCATGGTTCGCCGGAGGCAAACCATGCGCTGGCGGCGTTCGAAAAGACCTATGCATCCGACCCGCTGGTCATGGACAAATGGTTCCAGATCCAGGCCAGCGTGCCGGGGCCGCAGGCGATAGACACGGTTCGGGCGCTATCGGCTCATGCAGCCTTCTCGATGGCCAATCCGAACCGGGTGCGCTCGCTGATCGGCACTTTCTCCAGCGCCAACCAGACCGGCTTCCACCGCGCCGACGGCGAAGGCTACCGGTTCTTCGCGCAAACCGTGCTCGAGGTCGAAAAGCGCAATCCGCAAGTGGCGGCAAGGCTGGCGACCGCCCTGCGGTCGTGGCGTTCGCTCGAACCAGGCCGGCAGGCCAAGGCCAGGGAAGCGCTGCTTTCGATCGCCAATGCCGAAAACCTGTCGGCGGATCTGCGCGATATCGTCGAGCGCACGCTGGCCTAG